Proteins from a single region of Trichoderma asperellum chromosome 3, complete sequence:
- a CDS encoding uncharacterized protein (SECRETED:SignalP(1-22)), whose translation MKLTSNSLALLAAASAVPFAAGDASTGSGPDKNGKYWIRAKGIEASFIPYGASISNLFINDRYGIQRDLVGGFDNATYYGIDKQHPHFGGVPGRYANRIKNSTFTIDGTTYHTVPNENPTKAAPNGSDTLHGGPDGWDWRNFTVTSHTPTSITFSIVDPDGKEGFPGEVVSHITYTVQPNQWDFVMVAQATTKKTPIMLSSHTYWNLDGFANNETQSALNHTLHLPYGGQRVAVDGFLIPTGDIVANKKGTANDFWSAPKQLSKGFQQSGIKENCGNNCTGFDTCYLTNRGALGNFDWRTEGPVASLSSAWSGIHLDVYSDQDAFQVYSCNGQNGSMALKTTQGLHNNKKFPRTIPQYGCLVMEVEDWIDGINNPEWGRKQIFGPGDAPYVVQASYRFSIDK comes from the exons ATGAAGTTGACGAGCAATTCGCTGGCCCTCCTGGCGGCTGCTTCTGCCGTGCCCTTTGCGGCCGGCGATGCGAGCACGGGAAGCGGTCCCGACAAGAACGGCAAATATTGGATTCGCGCAAAGGGCATTGAGGCTTCCTTCATCCCCTACGGAGCGTCCATCTCGAATCTGTTCATCAACGATCGCTATGGCATCCAGCGCGACCTCGTCGGCGGCTTCGACAATGCGACGTACTATGGCATTGACAAGCAGCACCCGCACTTTGGCGGCGTGCCTGGCCGTTATGCCAATCGCATCAAGAACAGCACCTTCACCATTGACGGCACAACATATCACACCGTGCCCAATGAGAATCCCACAAAGGCTGCGCCCAATGGATCGGACACGCTGCACGGAGGGCCCGATGGCTGGGACTGGCGCAACTTTACCGTCACATCGCACACTCCCACCAGCATCACCTTCAGCATCGTCGATCCAGACGGCAAAGAGGGCTTCCCCGGCGAGGTCGTCTCGCACATCACATACACGGTGCAGCCGAACCAGTGGGACTTTGTCATGGTGGCCCAGGccacgacgaagaagacgcccATCATGCTCAGCAGCCACACGTACTGGAACCTGGATGGCTTCGCCAACAACGAGACCCAGTCGGCGCTGAACCACACGCTGCATCTCCCCTATGGCGGACAGCGCGTCGCCGTGGACGGCTTCTTGATCCCGACGGGCGACATTGTCGCCAACAAGAAGGGCACGGCCAATGACTTTTGGTCGGCGCCGAAGCAGCTGAGCAAGGGCTTCCAGCAGAGCGGGATTAAGGAAAACTGCGGCAACAACTGCACTGGCTTTG ATACCTGCTATCTTACCAACCGCGGCGCGCTGGGCAACTTTGACTGGCGCACCGAAGGCCCCGTCGCAAGTCTGTCTTCTGCTTGGTCGGGCATTCACCTGGACGTCTACTCCGACCAGGATGCTTTCCAGGTGTACAGCTGCAACGGGCAGAACGGCTCTATGGCGCTGAAGACGACGCAGGGCTTGcacaacaacaagaagtTCCCGAGGACGATTCCGCAATACGGATGTCTGGTCATGGAAGTGGAGGACTGGATTGACGGCATCAACAACCCTGAATGGGGGAGGAAGCAGATCTTTGGACCTGGAGATGCCCCGTATGTTGTCCAGGCGAGTTACAGGTTTAGCATTGACAAGTAG
- the DPH1 gene encoding Diphthamide biosynthesis protein 1, with the protein MEDDRALVGLGTAADIEESQLEVHKPEKETTENAAPTTRQPKRRFVGRRAADEAAAAKGTTEEGGSGAVQAAKPRRAPRLLNRVPKEISEDPSIKEAIALLPANYNFEIPKTIHRVRESGAKRVALQMPEGLLLFATTISDIITQFCPGVETLIMGDVTYGACCIDDYTARALGCDLLVHYAHSCLIPVDVTKIKTLYVFVDISIDTSHLVNSLERNFASGKTIAIVGTIQFNATIHGVRSSLEAAGFSVVVPQIGPLSKGEILGCTSPRLQDEDGIDLILYLGDGRFHLESIMIHNPSIPAYRYDPYSRKLTRETYGHDEMQSVRRSAIQTARKARRWGLILDLLVARETRIHWP; encoded by the exons ATGGAAGACGACAGGGCGCTCGTCGGCCTCGGCACAGCGGCAGATATCGAAGAATCTCAACTAGAGGTGCATAAGCCAGAGAAGGAGACTACAGAGAATGCGGCTCCTACAACGAGACAGCCCAAGAGGCGGTTTgtaggaagaagagcagcagatgaagcagcggcagcaaaggGAACGACAGAGGAGGGTGGCAGCGGCGCCGTTCAAG CCGCCAAACCTCGACGAGCCCCGCGACTCCTCAACAGAGTGCCCAAAGAAATATCCGAAGACCCCAGCATCAAGGAAGCCATAGCCCTGCTGCCAGCCAACTACAACTTTGAGATCCCCAAGACGATACATCGAGTGCGCGAGTCTGGTGCCAAACGGGTCGCACTACAGATGCCCGAAGGCCTGCTCCTGTTTGCGACGACCATCTCCGACATCATAACGCAGTTCTGCCCCGGCGTGGAGACGCTCATCATGGGCGATGTGACGTACGGCGCCTGCTGCATCGACGACTATACTGCACGGGCACTGGGTTGCGATTTGCTGGTGCATTATGCGCACAGCTGCTTGATCCCTGTGGACGTTACCAAGATCAAGACGCTGTACGTCTTTGTCGATATCAGCATCGATACGTCGCATCTAGTCAATTCGCTGGAGCGAAACTTTGCCAGCGGTAAGACCATTGCCATTGTGGGCACCATCCAGTTCAATGCCACCATCCACGGTGTGCGGAGCAGTCTTGAGGCTGCCGGCTTCAGCGTCGTCGTACCACAGATCGGACCGCTCAGCAAAGGCGAGATCCTGGGCTGCACGTCGCCGCGCCTGCAGGATGAGGATGGCATCGATCTCATTCTCTACCTCGGTGACGGGCGCTTCCACCTCGAGAGTATCATGATTCACAACCCTTCCATCCCCGCCTATCGATACGACCCATATTCTCGCAAGTTGACGCGAGAGACCTACGGCCACGACGAGATGCAGTCGGTGCGTCGCTCTGCTATCCAGACTGCCCGCAAGGCCCGTCGCTGGGGCCTCATCCTGGATCTCTTGGTCGCCAGGGAAACCCGCATACATTGGCCCTGA
- the CHI2_2 gene encoding Chitinase 2 (CAZy:GH18~SECRETED:SignalP(1-19)), translating into MLSQTLLAGLLGLAGLAAAAPTRTIATRQASGAQNAVYWGATNNESNNLADYCTSTAGIDILVLSFLDIYGATGNFPSGNFGNDCFISTAGVPQSCSDLASQIKTCQSAGVKIVVSLGGAAGSYSLSSQSQAETIGQYLWDAYGNSGSTSVQRPFGDVFVNGWDFDLEVNVGSQYYQYLIATLRSNFAKDPNNKYYITGAPQCPLPEENMGVIIQNSVFDYLFIQFYNNNPTCSLGLPGDAPINFNDWTNFVSSTQSSSVKLFVGAPAGPLASNGNSGGAVYYATPSQLATVIAGVKSSPYFGGVMLWDAGYSDQNVIAGCNYAQQVKSILTTGSPCSGTPVSGGGSPPATSSTASSPPASSSSPASGSGGGSVPQWGQCGGVGYTGPTQCQSPYTCVVESQYWASCQ; encoded by the exons ATGCTTTCTCAAACTCTCCTTGCtggcctcctcggcctcgccggcctcgctgccgctgctcccaCCAGGACGATTGCCACTCGTCAGGCTTCCGGTGCCCAGAACGCCGTCTACTGGGGTGCCACTAACAACGAGAGCAACAACCTCGCTGACTACTGCACGTCCACTGCCGGCATCGATATCCTGGTCCTGTCGTTTTTGGACATTTACGGCGCCACTGGCAACTTCCCCTCGGGCAACTTTGGCAACGACTGCTTCATCAGCACCGCCGGCGTGCCCCAGTCGTGCTCCGACCTGGCCTCTCAGATCAAGACGTGCCAGAGCGCTGGCGTCAAGATTGTCGTTTCTCTCGGCGGTGCCGCTGGCTCATACTCGCTCTCGTCCCAGTCCCAGGCCGAGACCATCGGTCAATATCTGTGGGACGCCTACGGAAACTCTGGCAGCACCTCGGTCCAGCGTCCCTTTGGCGATGTCTTTGTCAACGGCTGGGACTTTGACCTCGAGGTCAACGTCGGCAGCCAGTACTACCAGTACCTGATTGCGACGCTGCGCTCCAACTTCGCCAAGGACCCCAACAACAAGTACTACATCACCGGTGCTCCCCAGTGCCCCCTGCCCGAGGAGAACATGGGCGTCATCATCCAGAACTCCGTCTTCGACTACCTCTTCATCCAGTtctacaacaacaacccCACCTGCTCTCTTGGCCTGCCCGGCGACGCCCCCATCAACTTCAACGACTGGACCAACTTCGTCTCCAGCACCCAGTCCAGCAGCGTGAAGCTTTTCGTCGGTGCCCCTGCCGGACCTTTGGCCTCCAACGGAAACTCTGGCGGCGCCGTCTACTACGCTACCCCCTCGCAGCTGGCCACCGTCATTGCCGGCGTCAAGTCGAGCCCTTACTTTGGCGGTGTCATGCTCTGGGACGCCGGCTACTCTGACCAGAACGTCATCGCTGGCTGCAACTACGCCCAGCAGGTCAAGAGCATTCTCACGACCGGCTCGCCTTGCTCTGGCACTCCCGTCAGCGGCGGTGGCTCTCCTCCCGCTACTTCATCTaccgcttcttctcctccggcttcttcttcttctcctgcctCTGGAAGCGGCGGTGGCAGCGTTCCACAGTGGGGACAG TGCGGCGGTGTGGGTTACACTGGTCCTACCCAGTGCCAGTCCCCATACACTTGCGTTGTCGAGAGCCAGTACTGGGCTTCTTGCCAGTAA
- the RPS6 gene encoding 40S ribosomal protein S6, variant 2, with protein sequence MKLNISYPANGSQKLIEIEDERKLAIFMEKRMGAEVPGDSVGDEFKGYIFRITGGNDKQGFPMKQGVLHPSRVRLLLSDGHSCYRPRRTGERKRKSVRGCIVGMDLSVLALSIVKQGEADIPGLTDVVQPKRLGPKRATKIRKFFNLTKDDDVCFTLHPYSVIAYQELRWRDWQSG encoded by the exons ATGAAG TTGAACATTTCCTACCctgccaatggcagccagaagctcatcgagattgaagatgagcgcaagctcgccatcttcatggAGAAGCGA ATGGGCGCTGAGGTCCCCGGTGACTCCGTCGGTGACGAGTTCAAGGGCTACATCTTCCGCATCACCGGAGGAAACGACAAGCAGGGTTTCCCCATGAAGCAGGGTGTCCTCCACCCCAGCCGtgtccgcctcctcctctccgaCGGCCACTCCTGCTACCGCCCCCGACGAACCGGCGAGCGCAAGCGAAAGTCCGTCCGTGGCTGCATCGTCGGCATGGACCTGTCCGTCCTCGCCCTCAGCATCGTCAAGCAGGGTGAGGCCGACATCCCCGGCCTGACCGACGTCGTCCAGCCCAAGCGCCTCGGCCCCAAGCGTGCCACCAAGATCCGCAAGTTCTTCAACCTCACCAAGGATGACGATGTATGTTTCACCCTGCACCCATACTCGGTCATCGCCTACCAGGAGCTGCGGTGGAGGGATTGGCAGTCCGGGTAG
- the RPS6 gene encoding 40S ribosomal protein eS6: MKLNISYPANGSQKLIEIEDERKLAIFMEKRMGAEVPGDSVGDEFKGYIFRITGGNDKQGFPMKQGVLHPSRVRLLLSDGHSCYRPRRTGERKRKSVRGCIVGMDLSVLALSIVKQGEADIPGLTDVVQPKRLGPKRATKIRKFFNLTKDDDVRKYVIRREVQPKGEGKKPYTKAPKIQRLVTPQRLQHKRHRLALKRRQAEKVKDEANEYAQILAKRVAEAKAHKADARKRRASSMHK, from the exons ATGAAG TTGAACATTTCCTACCctgccaatggcagccagaagctcatcgagattgaagatgagcgcaagctcgccatcttcatggAGAAGCGA ATGGGCGCTGAGGTCCCCGGTGACTCCGTCGGTGACGAGTTCAAGGGCTACATCTTCCGCATCACCGGAGGAAACGACAAGCAGGGTTTCCCCATGAAGCAGGGTGTCCTCCACCCCAGCCGtgtccgcctcctcctctccgaCGGCCACTCCTGCTACCGCCCCCGACGAACCGGCGAGCGCAAGCGAAAGTCCGTCCGTGGCTGCATCGTCGGCATGGACCTGTCCGTCCTCGCCCTCAGCATCGTCAAGCAGGGTGAGGCCGACATCCCCGGCCTGACCGACGTCGTCCAGCCCAAGCGCCTCGGCCCCAAGCGTGCCACCAAGATCCGCAAGTTCTTCAACCTCACCAAGGATGACGAT GTCCGCAAGTACGTTATCCGACGAGAGGTCCAGCCCAAGGGCGAGGGCAAGAAGCCTTACACCAAGGCTCCCAAGATCCAGAGACTGGTTACCCCCCAGCGTCTCCAGCACAAGCGTCACCGTCTTGCTCTCAAGCGCCGCCAGGCCGAGAAGGTCAAGGATGAGGCC AACGAGTACGCCCAGATCCTTGCCAAGCGTGTCGCTGAGGCCAAGGCCCACAAGGCCGATGCCCGCAAGCGTCGTGCTTCTTCCATGCACAAATAA